A genome region from Glycine max cultivar Williams 82 chromosome 5, Glycine_max_v4.0, whole genome shotgun sequence includes the following:
- the GH3 gene encoding auxin-responsive protein GH3, with protein MAIATCDHDKNAKALQFIEDMTQNTESVQERVLAEILSQNSQTEYLKRFELNGATDRDTFKSKVPVVSYDDLKHDIHRIANGDRSPILCAHPISEFLTSSGTSAGERKLMPTIRQEMDRRQLIFSLPMPVMNQYVTDMDKGKALIFLFTKAEQKTPSGLVARPVSASMYKSDQFKNRPYDPYNVYTSPDEAILCPDSFQSMYTQMLCGLIMRHQVLRVGANFASGLLRSIHLLQLNWAQLSHDISTGTLNPKITDPAIKQRMTQILKPDPELAEFIVKECSGENWERIIPRIWPNTKYVEVVVTGAMAQYVPTLDYYSGGLPLASNIYGSSECFFGINLNPFCNPSDVSYTIMPNMGYFEFLPQDHDDDASSSSGSSFTLSRLIDLDDVELGKSYEIVVTTYSGLCRYRVGDILRVTGFHNTAPQFSFVRRKNVLLSIDSDKTDEAELQNAVEKASVLLKEFKTSVVEYTSFADTKSIPGHYVIYWELLMKDSSNAPTTEALEQCCLTMEESLNAVYRQGRVADHSIGPLEIRVVKNGTFEELMDYAISRGASISQYKVPRCVTFTPITELLDSRVESVHFSPSEPHWTPERRR; from the exons ATGGCCATTGCTACTTGTGATCATGATAAGAACGCAAAGGCTTTGCAGTTCATTGAGGATATGACCCAAAACACTGAAAGTGTCCAAGAGAGGGTCCTTGCTGAGATTCTCAGCCAAAACTCCCAGACCGAATACCTGAAACGGTTTGAGCTGAATGGAGCCACAGACCGCGACACTTTCAAGTCAAAGGTTCCTGTCGTTTCCTATGATGATTTGAAGCATGATATCCATCGCATTGCTAATGGTGACCGCTCTCCTATTTTATGCGCTCACCCAATCTCCGAGTTTCTCACCAG TTCTGGAACATCTGCTGGGGAGAGAAAATTGATGCCAACCATTCGTCAAGAGATGGACCGTCGTCAATTAATTTTCAGCCTTCCCATGCCAGTGATGAATCA ATACGTGACTGATATGGACAAGGGTAAGGCTCTCATCTTCCTGTTCACCAAAGCCGAGCAGAAAACTCCGAGTGGCTTAGTGGCACGTCCAGTGTCGGCTAGCATGTACAAGAGCGACCAGTTCAAAAACAGACCCTACGACCCATACAACGTGTACACAAGCCCAGACGAAGCAATCCTCTGCCCCGATTCCTTCCAAAGCATGTACACCCAAATGCTATGCGGCCTCATCATGCGCCATCAAGTCCTCAGAGTTGGTGCAAATTTCGCCTCCGGCCTTCTCCGATCCATCCACTTGCTCCAGCTCAATTGGGCCCAACTATCCCACGACATCTCCACCGGAACCCTAAACCCCAAAATCACTGACCCTGCCATCAAACAACGCATGACCCAAATCCTCAAACCCGACCCAGAACTTGCTGAATTCATTGTGAAAGAATGCTCAGGAGAAAACTGGGAACGCATAATCCCCAGAATCTGGCCAAACACCAAGTATGTAGAGGTGGTTGTGACCGGTGCCATGGCGCAGTATGTTCCAACTCTTGATTATTACAGCGGAGGCCTACCTCTCGCTTCCAACATATACGGATCCTCCGAGTGCTTCTTTGGGATTAACCTCAACCCATTTTGCAACCCCTCTGACGTGTCATACACCATCATGCCAAACATGGGTTACTTCGAGTTCTTGCCTCAGGATCACGATGATGATGCTTCTTCGTCTTCAGGTTCCAGTTTCACTCTGTCGCGTTTAATCGACCTTGATGATGTTGAACTCGGAAAATCCTACGAAATTGTTGTGACCACGTACTCCGGTTTATGCCGTTACCGTGTGGGCGACATTCTCCGAGTGACGGGCTTCCACAACACCGCCCCGCAGTTCAGCTTCGTGAGGAGAAAAAACGTGTTGCTGAGCATCGACTCGGACAAAACGGACGAAGCGGAGTTACAAAACGCCGTGGAGAAGGCCTCCGTGCTGTTGAAGGAGTTCAAGACGAGCGTGGTGGAGTACACGAGCTTTGCGGACACGAAGTCGATCCCGGGGCATTACGTGATTTACTGGGAGCTCTTGATGAAGGACTCTTCCAACGCTCCAACTACTGAAGCGTTGGAGCAGTGTTGTTTAACAATGGAAGAATCGCTGAACGCCGTTTATCGACAAGGTAGGGTTGCGGACCATTCTATTGGACCGTTAGAGATTCGTGTGGTGAAGAATGGAACCTTTGAGGAGCTTATGGACTACGCTATCTCACGTGGCGCGTCTATTAGCCAGTACAAGGTTCCACGGTGCGTGACCTTCACGCCCATAACGGAGTTGCTCGACTCTAGGGTTGAGTCCGTTCATTTTAGCCCCTCTGAACCACACTGGACCCCGGAACGACGTCGTTGA